aataatatttttactctTTAAACCATTAGATATAtgcagtttaatttttttttaaaaaaaagaaagactctaaatttgaaaaatcgtCTCACATATCTATGTTGTGCATATAGGTAACAATATGTATGTTCTTTTGACAACTTTTAAATCTCAACAATTAAGTAGAATTTGAGGCATTGATTTTCATCGAAGAGCTAATACACCCAAATTTGTTCACCACAAGGCTTCTCAATTGAATAATAGCTtatttttattagatattttTGACCAATTGATTATGTGATTTTGTGTGTGATAATCCAGCCCGGGATCCTCGTTCCTGAAGCATTGGGCCTGGGTAATTGGGTGGAGGCCCAAAAATGGGCGGCGGTTCCGGGTGGGCAAGCCACGTATCTGGGCAACCCGGTTCCATGGGGCACCCTGCCCACAATTTTGGTGATAGAATTCTTGGCCATTGCCTTTGTAGAGCACCAGAGGAGCATTGAGAAGGACATTGAGAAGAAGAAGTA
The sequence above is drawn from the Primulina huaijiensis isolate GDHJ02 unplaced genomic scaffold, ASM1229523v2 C13179415, whole genome shotgun sequence genome and encodes:
- the LOC140965444 gene encoding chlorophyll a-b binding protein 6, chloroplastic-like yields the protein MLAVPGILVPEALGLGNWVEAQKWAAVPGGQATYLGNPVPWGTLPTILVIEFLAIAFVEHQRSIEKDIEKKKYPGGAFDPLGFSKDPKTFHEYKIKEIKNGRLAMLAFVGFCVQQSAY